One Brassica napus cultivar Da-Ae chromosome C2, Da-Ae, whole genome shotgun sequence DNA window includes the following coding sequences:
- the LOC125582340 gene encoding uncharacterized protein LOC125582340, translating to MSTKRKRSGKGVVEGTAPLVNERLPLRLFATDRYPSNRDNCYSSLEFLLLVRDVLEGSAEMERLLCSCFGSLFGLPVRRCAFSAKFVHGMLCRQLLTKKRFETWPVFGGGPTRFSLAEFSHVTGLACGEFEQGYEVDDKPKPKKADYVFWDKLFGGRRNLSLEDLAALVAGDTTLSQRKKFRICLIIIVDGVLMPKTQKPKPTLKYVKLVEKLDKFFSFPWGRESFWWTISTMIPPKKVLGKCDDPEGDFYAQLRQETKFLLGFPLALQLWAFEAIPVLLDRLGGNDSVTLLSYVGDKLPTHTGLVLTDVLFAENNPKLIVLPMVEVDEDRDDGWGVFDCEILDRKVAYMVGLLKAGHKFQKGE from the exons ATGTCgacaaaaagaaagagatcaGGAAAAGGCGTCGTTGAAG GTACGGCGCCGTTGGTTAATGAGAGGCTACCACTTCGGCTTTTTGCAACCGACCGATACCCAAGCAACAGGGACAACTGCTATTCATCGCTGGAGTTCCTACTTCTGGTGAGGGATGTGCTTGAAGGTTCAGCGGAGATGGAAAGGTTGTTGTGTTCATGCTTCGGGTCTCTGTTCGGGTTGCCAGTGCGCAGGTGCGCGTTCTCAGCGAAGTTTGTTCATGGAATGCTTTGTAGGCAGTTGCTAACGAAGAAACGGTTCGAGACGTGGCCTGTATTTGGTGGGGGTCCGACAAGGTTTTCGCTTGCCGAGTTTAGCCATGTTACTGGCTTGGCTTGTGGGGAGTTTGAGCAGGGATACGAGGTAGATGATAAACCGAAGCCGAAGAAAGCAGATTATGTTTTCTGGGACAAGTTGTTTGGGGGTAGGCGTAACTTGAGTTTAGAAGACCTTGCAGCCTTGGTCGCTGGTGACACAACTCTGTCGCAGAGGAAGAAGTTTAGAATATGCCTGATCATCATTGTTGACGGGGTGCTGATGCCAAAAACGCAGAAGCCGAAGCCGACGTTGAAGTATGTTAAACTGGTGGAGAAGCTAGACAAATTCTTCTCCTTTCCGTGGGGGCGTGAGTCGTTTTGGTGGACGATTAGCACGATGATACCGCCTAAGAAGGTGTTGGGAAAGTGCGATGACCCAGAAGGTGATTTTTACGCCCAGTTGAGGCAGGAGACAAAATTCCTATTGGGGTTCCCCCTAGCACTGCAGCTTTGGGCGTTTGAAGCCATCCCGGTTCTACTTGAcaggcttggaggcaatgacaGCGTGACGCTTTTGAGTTATGTTGGGGACAAGCTTCCCACACATACGGGGCTGGTGCTTACTGATGTGCTTTTTGCGGAGAACAATCCTAAG TTGATAGTTCTCCCTATGGTGGAGGTTGACGAGGATAGAGATGATGGGTGGGGTGTTTTTGACTGCGAGATTTTGGACAGGAAAGTTGCGTACATGGTGGGCCTCTTGAAAGCAGGGCACAAGTTCCAGAAGGGGGAGTGA
- the LOC106350751 gene encoding uncharacterized protein LOC106350751 has translation MVCEAAFSYRRKDFDLNFTKIRQANGECANYLEGIGTSKWSRTYFPGDRYNLLTINTAEQLNNALTKSRSSPIIELFMFIQRMLTRWFSARRTKSAKCRGFVTPEVEKVMQKHIRLTKGSKIANINTLSYQDRGLFGHPNTVSLENKVCTCQVFQKLKIPCGHALLAADSIGLPFVQLFGDCYKTQTWIETYAGVIYPDAPIGDFSIPETITSVTMLPPQTRHPSGRSKDKCVASTGEIPAPKKKKLVPNKCGRCGGTGHNRTNCVLPI, from the exons ATGGTGTGTGAGGCTGCATTCTCTTACAGGCGTAAAGATTTCGATCTCAACTTCACAAAAATCAGGCAGGCCAATGGGGAATGTGCCAACTACCTTGAAGGGATCGGGACTTCAAAGTGGTCTAGGACTTACTTCCCAGGAGATCGTTACAACCTTCTAACCATCAACACCGCAGAGCAGCTCAACAACGCTCTAACTAAATCCAGGTCTTCACCCATAATTGAGTTATTCATGTTCATCCAACGCATGTTGACTCGCTGGTTCTCTGCTAGAAGGACCAAATCCGCCAAGTGTCGTGGTTTTGTAACACCAGAGGTTGAGAAGGTTATGCAGAAACATATCAGGCTCACCAAAGGCAGCAAGATAGCTAACATCAACACCTTGAGCTATCAAGATAGGGGTCTTTTCGGCCATCCCAACACTGTCTCCTTAGAAAACAAAGTCTGCACCTGCCAGGTCTTCCAGAAGCTCAAAATCCCATGCGGCCATGCTCTTCTAGCTGCTGATTCCATAGGTCTCCCCTTTGTTCAGCTTTTTGGTGATTGCTACAAAACACAGACATGGATTGAAACATACGCTGGGGTTATCTACCCCGACGCTCCCATTGGAGACTTCTCCATCCCGGAAACAATTACTTCTGTGACCATGCTCCCCCCTCAGACTCGTCATCCATCAGGCCGCTCAAAGGACAAGTGTGTCGCCTCAACAGGCGAGATACCT GCACCCAAGAAGAAAAAACTTGTCCCTAACAAATGCGGACGTTGTGGAGGCACTGGTCACAACAGGACCAACTGTGTTCTCCCAATCTGA